In the genome of Henningerozyma blattae CBS 6284 chromosome 5, complete genome, one region contains:
- the FRA1 gene encoding aminopeptidase P (similar to Saccharomyces cerevisiae YLL029W; ancestral locus Anc_4.29), whose translation MTTNLNPRPSMLSMGSRGGSRPLRPCDNCTCSPGLLSRQGRRSTLFMKQLENNRRRSSRDFSNGGAGGDGSISASVYSSDTLCQSTREINTTKRLLALRKQMIKHDLACYIIPSEDEHQSEYVSLRDQRRAFISGFSGSAGVACVTRDLLNFNENDPDGKCILSTDGRYFNQASQELDFNWTLLRQGEDSLTWQEWCIKEVEEMAKGLAKGRVAKIGIDPKLISFEQVKFFNRLIREKLGPNADDINVQFVAVEDNLIDLIWDKFENMPEKKLNDVFFMSSEYTGEDFQSKRKRLMQKFNKDYPGASKFVVVALDEICWLLNLRGSDIDYNPVFFAYLFFNNDETILFCDNPFTDESVKEYLSTNGVVVKPYGQVWKHLEEMSVEFVAELQKNKQKKEYLLLPDNCTWQIVRKIDQAPYKLIHSVIDVMKSVKNETEINNARRAQVKDAMAIIQYFAWLEDRLINHEALLDEYRAAEKLTNIRRAQPNFLGESFETISSTGANAAVIHYSPPKEGSSMIDPTKIYLCDSGSQFMEGTTDITRTLHWGKPSQEEIDNYTYVLKGNLALERLKFPEGTSGYQIDCLARQYLWTQGLDYKHGTGHGVGATLNVHEGPMGIGFRPHLVEFPLEAGNIITNEPGYYKDGEYGIRIENDMLVRYAAHLNESKPPQGKKFLEFENITMVPYCKKLINTKLLTEEERQQINAQHKRIWQSLVQLLQPTSIAHKWLKRETSMI comes from the coding sequence ATGACTACTAATTTGAACCCCAGACCTTCGATGCTATCTATGGGGAGTAGAGGTGGAAGTAGACCTTTAAGGCCATGTGATAACTGTACATGTTCTCCTGGGTTATTATCCAGACAAGGTAGAAGATCTACTCTTTTCATGAAACAGTTGGAGAATAACAGAAGAAGGTCATCTAGAGATTTCTCGAATGGTGGTGCTGGTGGAGATGGTAGTATTTCTGCCTCAGTCTATTCTTCGGATACTTTATGTCAATCGACAAGAGAAATCAATACTACGAAAAGATTATTGGCCTTGAGAAAACAAATGATTAAACATGACCTTGCATGTTATATTATCCCCAGTGAGGATGAGCATCAATCTGAATATGTTTCATTAAGAGATCAAAGAAGAGCATTTATCTCTGGATTTTCCGGGTCAGCTGGTGTTGCTTGTGTCACAAGAGActtattgaattttaaCGAGAATGATCCTGATGGGAAATGTATTTTAAGTACTGATGGCAGATATTTCAATCAAGCTAGTCAAGAATTGGATTTCAATTGGACTTTGTTAAGACAGGGGGAAGATAGTTTGACATGGCAAGAATGGTGTATTAAAGAGGTGGAAGAGATGGCTAAAGGGTTGGCCAAAGGTCGTGTGGCCAAGATTGGTATTGACCCTAAGTTGATTAGTTTTGAGCAAGTGAAATTCTTTAATCGGTTGATAAGGGAAAAGTTGGGACCCAATGCAGACGATATCAATGTTCAATTTGTTGCTGTGgaagataatttaatcGATTTAATTTGGGATAAGTTTGAAAATATgcctgaaaaaaaattgaacgATGTTTTTTTCATGTCATCGGAATATACTGGTGAAGATTTCCAATCGAAGAGGAAAAGATTGATGCAAAAGTTTAATAAGGATTATCCAGGTGCTAGTAAATTTGTTGTGGTTGCGTTGGATGAGATATGTTGGTTGTTAAACCTGCGTGGGTCTGATATTGATTACAATCCTGTCTTTTTTgcttatttgttttttaataacGACGAGactattttgttttgtgATAATCCGTTTACTGATGAATCTGTCAAAGAATATCTTTCCACCAATGGCGTTGTTGTAAAGCCATATGGTCAAGTGTGGAAGCATTTGGAAGAGATGTCAGTGGAATTCGTTGCTGAAttgcaaaaaaataaacaaaaaaaggAATATTTGTTGTTACCTGATAATTGTACATGGCAAATAGTTCGTAAGATTGACCAAGCACCTTATAAATTGATTCATAGTGTTATTGACGTAATGAAATCTGTCAAGAATGAAACAGAGATTAATAACGCAAGAAGAGCTCAAGTGAAAGATGCAATGGCAATTATCCAATATTTTGCCTGGTTAGAAGATAGGTTGATCAATCATGAAGCATTATTAGACGAATACCGTGCTGCTGAGAAATTGACTAATATTAGAAGAGCTCAACCCAATTTCTTGGGTGAATCTTTTGAAACAATCTCATCCACAGGTGCCAATGCTGCAGTAATTCATTATTCTCCGCCAAAGGAAGGTTCCTCGATGATTGATCCGACAAAGATATACTTGTGTGATTCCGGATCACAATTTATGGAAGGTACCACGGATATCACAAGAACATTGCATTGGGGCAAACCTAGCCAAGAAGAGATTGATAATTACACCTACGTGTTGAAGGGTAACCTTGCCTTGGAAAGATTGAAATTCCCCGAGGGCACTTCAGGATACCAAATTGATTGTTTGGCAAGACAATATCTTTGGACACAAGGGTTAGATTACAAACATGGGACCGGCCATGGGGTAGGTGCTACTTTGAACGTACATGAGGGTCCAATGGGGATTGGGTTCAGACCACATCTGGTGGAATTCCCACTAGAGGCAGGCAATATCATCACTAATGAGCCTGGTTACTATAAGGATGGCGAGTATGGTATCCGTATTGAAAACGATATGCTAGTGAGATATGCAGCCCATTTGAACGAATCCAAGCCACCACAAGGtaagaaatttttagaatttgaaaatattacgA